A genomic window from Lotus japonicus ecotype B-129 chromosome 1, LjGifu_v1.2 includes:
- the LOC130732365 gene encoding uncharacterized protein LOC130732365, producing MGWKAAEKLIRNWKIVRGDNVMIIRGKDKGETGLIKRVIRSQNRVIVEGKNLVKKHIKQGQGHEGGIFTVEAPIHASNVQVRDPVTGNPCKIGIKYLEDGTRVRVSRGIGASGSIIPRPEILKIRTTARPSVLGPRDTPMDLVVEKTYDAKTGRGMPEL from the exons ATGGGTTGGAAAGCAGCTGAGAAACTCATTAGGAACTGGAAAATTGTCAGAGGGGACAAT GTTATGATTATAAGAGGCAAAGATAAGGGTGAGACTGGCCTTATTAAGCGTGTCATTCGCTCGCAGAATCGTGTCATTGTTGAGGGTAAAAATCTG GTAAAGAAGCATATCAAGCAAGGGCAAGGTCATGAAGGGGGCATCTTTACAGTTGAAGCCCCAATTCATGCCTCCAATGTGCAAGTTCGTGACCCAGTGACGGG GAATCCTTGCAAGATTGGGATTAAATATCTTGAAGATGGAACTAGAGTCAGAGTATCCAGAGGAATAGGAGCATCTGGCTCTATAATCCCTCGTCCGGAGATCTTGAAGATACGAACTACCGCAAGACCGTCAGTTC TTGGTCCCAGAGATACTCCAATGGATCTTGTGGTAGAGAAGACATATGATGCTAAAACAGGAAGGGGCATGCCTGAACTTTAA
- the LOC130716378 gene encoding protein FAR1-RELATED SEQUENCE 5-like — translation MDYSSQSVCCDGTGGEKVLEELSLFEQDDGEIETDYVDVAEDVLKYFTEDISSSAHSSVACGVRFSEDMGNGEENSMATTEVNSVSDICAIDMKTFIPIQVARYDFVSLEVAFMFYAHFARANGFCVRKYNIIRSRKTSEILQQEFVCNKNGKRENRGVSVEQRKRTPRRETRCGCKAMFRVHVDVTTSRWYCTLFTNDHNHELFDDVDCGLQAPHRKLSLSDIVQLNGMKDVGMGVPHMWRAFATQCGGFENIPFTKRSVYNQIGKQRQMQKSDASSAMQFIGKLSSIDNDMYWERTIDNERRLQHLFWSDGISRLSYKVYGDVLAFDATYSKNKYLLLVVVFSGVNNHNRTTIFATAIVANETEETYVWLLEEFLKAMDGKHPKTVITDGAVVMKNAIHRVFPNVQHRLCAWHLLCNANTRIGNPQFTQAFKRCMFGDYDVGKFEKKWDDMVAKFGLQNNKWVQAQYATRKKWEAAHLRGKFFAGFRTTSRCEGLHSELTKFVHSRQNLTDFLVQYHHCLKNMRYREVDDDFHSINGNPVPQTKMEALEISGGKHFTNAIYLLYVSVIKEAALLKVLQCHEALTCTIYTVAKLISGAKEWHVSVYGEPVDYKCSCMKMESRGLPCEHIVAVLHHLKIDELPQCLILKRWTKGAKDGVYSAKGAGGVCWDSQKSARCGALMELYRVLSELNSDTLEDFNNARKNANQQIELGRAKRSCQRGDLSVNKNDFSNLRDPVRIRANVRVGKGSSASGVRAKRVLNCSLCKQPGHNKLTCTYLASQGQSVGHVETDYDLFSVEDLNVDNMDEV, via the exons ATGGATTATTCAAGTCAATCCGTTTGCTGTGATGGAACAGGCGGAGAAAAG GTTCTGGAGGAGTTGTCCCTTTTTGAACAAGATGATGGTGAAATCGAAACTGATTATGTAGATGTTGCTGAAGATGTTCTGAAATATTTTACTGAAGACATTAGTAGCTCTGCCCATTCTAGTGTTGCGTGTGGTGTTCGATTCAGTGAAGATATGGGAAATGGTGAAGAGAATTCCATGGCTACAACAGAGGTAAACAGTGTATCTGATATTTGTGCAATTGACATGAAGACTTTTATCCCAATTCAAGTAGCAAGATATGATTTTGTTAGCTTGGAGGTTGCATTCATGTTTTACGCGCATTTTGCACGTGCCAATGGATTCTGTGTTAGAAAATACAACATTATTAGAAGCAGGAAGACAAGTGAGATTTTGCAACAGGAATTTGTTTGTAACAAGAATGGTAAGAGAGAAAACCGGGGCGTATCGGTTGAACAAAGAAAAAGGACACCTAGGAGGGAAACCAGATGTGGGTGTAAAGCTATGTTTCGGGTACATGTTGATGTAACCACATCTCGTTGGTACTGCACTTTGTTTACAAATGATCACAACCATGAGTTATTTGATGATGTGGATTGTGGCTTGCAAGCTCCACATAGAAAGCTTAGTTTGAGCGACATTGTTCAGCTCAATGGCATGAAGGATGTTGGCATGGGTGTTCCTCACATGTGGCGTGCTTTTGCAACTCAATGTGGAGGCTTTGAGAATATCCCGTTCACAAAAAGGTCTGTATACAATCAGATTGGCAAGCAACGACAAATGCAAAAAAGCGATGCTTCCTCCGCAATGCAGTTCATTGGTAAGTTGAGTTCCATAGACAATGATATGTATTGGGAGCGCACTATTGATAATGAGCGTAGACTTCAACATTTGTTTTGGTCCGATGGCATTAGTCGGTTGAGTTACAAGGTTTATGGTGATGTGCTAGCTTTTGATGCAACCTATTCGAAAAATAAGTATTTGTTGCTCGTAGTTGTCTTCTCGGGGGTAAACAACCATAACCGAACAACCATTTTCGCTACTGCTATTGTTGCTAATGAAACAGAAGAAACATATGTTTGGCTACTTGAGGAATTCCTGAAAGCAATGGATGGTAAACATCCAAAAACTGTTATAACAGATGGGGCTGTAGTGATGAAGAATGCAATCCACCGGGTGTTTCCTAATGTACAGCATCGTTTGTGTGCTTGGCACCTTCTTTGTAACGCGAATACTAGAATTGGAAACCCGCAGTTTACTCAAGCTTTCAAGAGGTGCATGTTTGGTGACTATGATGTTGGCAAATTTGAAAAAAAGTGGGATGATATGGTTGCAAAGTTTGGATTGCAAAACAACAAATGGGTTCAAGCACAGTACGCTACAAGGAAAAAGTGGGAAGCAGCACATTTGAGGGGGAAATTCTTTGCTGGATTCCGGACAACGTCTAGATGTGAGGGTCTGCATTCTGAGCTTACGAAGTTTGTTCACTCGCGTCAGAACTTGACTGATTTCTTAGTGCAGTACCACCACTGTTTGAAGAACATGCGTTATAGAGAGGTGGACGATGATTTTCATTCCATAAATGGGAATCCTGTTCCACAAACAAAGATGGAGGCCTTAGAGATTTCTGGTGGGAAACATTTTACAAATGCCATTTACTTGCTATATGTCAGTGTCATTAAAGAGGCTGCTTTGCTGAAGGTATTACAATGCCACGAGGCATTAACATGCACCATTTATACTGTAGCGAAGCTAATATCAGGGGCGAAGGAATGGCATGTTTCTGTTTATGGAGAACCAGTTGACTATAAATGCTCATGTATGAAAATGGAGTCACGAGGATTACCTTGCGAGCATATAGTTGCTGTGTTACACCATTTGAAGATTGATGAGTTGCCTCAGTGCTTAATACTGAAAAGATGGACCAAAGGTGCAAAGGATGGGGTCTATAGTGCGAAGGGTGCTGGAGGGGTATGTTGGGATTCGCAGAAAAGTGCTAGATGTGGAGCCTTGATGGAATTATACAGAGTTCTTAGTGAACTAAATTCAGACACACTGGAAGATTTCAACAATGCAAGGAAGAATGCTAATCAGCAAATAGAGTTGGGAAGAGCAAAGAGATCTTGCCAAAGAGGAGATTTATCAGtcaataaaaatgatttttcaaaTCTGAGGGACCCTGTGCGTATACGGGCAAATGTGCGTGTTGGAAAGGGTTCATCGGCTTCGGGCGTGAGAGCCAAACGTGTCTTAAATTGTTCACTTTGTAAGCAACCTGGGCATAACAAACTTACGTGCACATATCTGGCAAGCCAAGGTCAATCTGTTGGACATGTGGAAACAGACTATGACCTCTTTAGTGTAGAAGATCTCAACGTTGACAAT ATGGACGAAGTTTAG